The Arthrobacter zhaoxinii sequence GCCACGTATCGAATGTGCCGGTGCCGGTCACCCGCCAGGCAATCTCCACCGGCGATCCGGTGGAGAACGGAACCGAGGCGTCGGCCGTGTCCACTAAGCCCCAGGCCTGAAAGTCCGGGGCGTCGCTCAGGTCCAGCACCCTGTCCTCGCCGAGGACCACGGTGTCCCGGCAGGCCGCTTTCGAGACTTCCGCGCCGTCGTTCGACGCCGGCTGCTCGTCCGCGCTCGACGAGCCGGCGGCCGTGCAGGCGGACAGCAGCAGCACCGCCGCCGCTGCGGCTGTGAGTCCCTTTACGTTGCGCATTGGCGCCCACCCCGTCGTGTTTGGTGGGGACATCATGACACAGGGCAGCAGATCACGCGCCGATGTCCCTCCGGGTGAGCGCGAAGGCCGCAAGCAGCACCAGCAGCGCACTTGTTCCGTACAGTGCGCCGAGCCCGGCCCAGTCGGCCCCGTTGCTGAGCGGGCCGGCGCCGAAGGCCCAGTGATAGGGCGTCCAGGCGTGGAGGTAGTCCAGGTCAGGGTTCTGGTTGGCCACCGCGTTGAGGGCGTACCCGCCGACGGCGACCGCAACGGCCGCAGCGAGCGCCCAGACACGGCGGCCGGTGATGGCTCCCGCTGCCAGGGCGATGGACGCGGTCAGGAGTGCCAGTCCGATGAGCGCCGCGCACCCGGCCCAGACATGGGAAGGAACGAGTCCGAGTTGTGCTGGGCGGTTGAAAACCAGCACGGCCAGGCCGGTGAAAAGGCCGAGCAGCAGCAGGCGGGCAGCAATGGCGGCGCTGCGCTCCAGGACGAGCTGGACCCGGCCGACTGCATGCGCCAGGACGAGTTCCAAGGCCCCGCTCTCTTCGTCGCCGGCAATGGCCCGGGTTCCCCAGGAAACGGCGGCGATGGTGAAAAGGGCGAACCCGATGAGGCCGAAGAACGTCGACTGGGTGTATCCGGCGCCGGTGGTCAGCTCGTCATAGCCCAGTGCGGAAATGAGTTCGGGCGGCAGGCTCTGCAGGAGATCCTGGAAATCCTGGCCGGCCAGGGACGGATACAGGGGCAGGTACAGGCTCAGGACAGCCAGGATGCCCGCCGCCCATCCCAGAAGCGGACGCCATGACCCGGCAAGCGAACGGGTGAACAAGGGGAGGCGACTCATTCGCCCGCACCGCCGTCGGCCGGTCCGGCAGTGTTCTCCGGCCCGTAGAACCGCAGCACGGCCTCCTCGAGGTCGGGCTCCTGCACCACCAGGTCCAGGAGGTGGTATCCCGCCAGAGCCGTGATCAGGTCCGGCATGTCCCCCTCGAACCGGGCAGAGATTGAGGCTGCGTCCCCGGACCCCGGGTCGGCGGGCACCTGCAGCAGCTCAAATCCAGGCACCCGCCGAAGGCGTTCAACCAAGGCAGGTGCCTCTGCCGCAGCAATTCCAATCCGCACCCGGCGGCCGGCCGAAGCCCGGATGGCCGCGGTGCCGGCGGCGGATATCACTGTCCCTGACCGGAGGATGGCCACAGTGTCAGCGGCCTCCTCGATCTCGCTGAGAACGTGCGAACTAAGCAGTACCGTCTGGCCGTTGCTGCTCGCCTCCCTCACCAGCGCCAGAAACTCCTGCTGGATCAGCGGATCCAGTCCGCTGGTCGGTTCGTCCAAAATGAGCAGCGGGGGTTGGTGCATGAATGCCTGAATGAGTCCCAGTTTCTGCCGGTTTCCCTTGGACAGGGCACGCGCCGGGCGGCCGAGGTCCAGATCGAGCCGCTCCGCCAGCGCCGGAACGGTTCCCGGATCCACGGGTCCACTGATGCGCGAGAAAAAGCGGAGAAGTTCCCGTCCGCTGACTCTGTCCGCGACGGCCAGTTCTCCCGGCAGGAACCCGATTCGCCGGCGCAGGGCCGGGCCGCCGCTGCGGGGATCAACGCCGAGGACGGTTACCTCCCCGGAGCTGGGCCGCAGCAGGTCCAGCAGCAGGCGCATAAGCGTGGTCTTACCGGCACCGTTGGGACCGATGATCCCGAAGACACTTCCGGCGGGAACCTCTAAATCGATGCCTTTCAGCGCTTCAACGCGGCCGAAGTACTTCTGCAGCCCCCGGGTGCGGACAGCGGTTGAGGCAGAGCCAGTACCCATGGGGTCAGGCTACGCGCCTGCCGCGGGTGCCGGATAGGCGGCGGTGCCGGACGCCGGAGCGGGCCAGGATACGTCCGCCGGAGGATCCTCCCCCACCAGCCCGTCCACGGATTCACGAATCAGATCGGCATGACCGGTATGCCGGGCATATTCCTCGATCAGGTCGATCAGCATGCGGCGCAGGCTGCCGGCCTGACCCTCGATGGCGGGCAGCAGCTGGTCGAGTCCGCCGTCGTCGAGTGCGGCGGCAAGGCGTTTCCGGGAGCGCCCGACGGCGCCGCTCCACAGGGCGTAGAGGTCCTCCGGACTGTCGTCTGCGGCGGTGCGCCAGTCCCAGTCCGGATCGCTCTGCCAGTCCACGGCATTCCACGGGGCTCCCGGGTCCTGACCTTTCAACCGCCAGGCGAAGTAGGTATCTTCCACACCCGCCAGGTGCTTGAGCAGACCGCCGAGGGTAATCGCTGAGGCGCCGACGGTCCTGGTGAGCGCTTCAGCATCAAGGCCGCCTGTTTTCCAGGCAAAGGTGGCACGCTGCCGGTCCAGGGACCCCAGCAGGGTTTCTGTTTCCGTTCCCGCCAGCGGGGGTTCGATTTTGCGCGTGAGTTCTTTTTCGGTCATGACGCGGAAGGCTACGCGGGAGGGGGCACCACCGTCCACGGGTACAGTAACTGCGGTTTACCTCCAGTAGCGATCGACACACTCCATGGGATCGCCTCCGTTGCCGGATGTACCCAAGTACCCCAGCATGAGAGCGGCTCGCCTTTCCTCTGCAACAGGGTGTGACGATCCCGCCTGAGCAGAAGCGATCGCATTGAGTGCAGCAACGGCCTCATCGACGTCACCGGGCTCAAGCATTCCCTCGTAGTATGCCGTTGTCATCCAGACACCGGCGAAACAGTCGGCGATTGCCTCCTTGTTGGAACCGGTAAAAGCGGGGACCTGCCCCGGATAGAAACGTTCCCACTGGATACTCAGTTCGTCCTGCACACTATGCCCATATTCATGGGCGACTATAACGGCCGCCGCGAAGTCACCCACCCGCATACTTGTCCTGCCCAGAACGTCCCCCTTCCACATGCGCTGCATGGTCGTGACAGGAAATATTACTGTTCCATTATCGGAACCGTTGGCCACGTTATAGGGATCCCTGGAGCAGTAGTAGGCATTTGGATGATCATGCGGCACCACAGTGGAACCGCAGTTCATAACGTAGGCAGGGTCCGTCTCATAGACCACTTTGAAATAGACCACTGGTTCGGCGAAGTTGTTCTCGGTAAACCATTGGGTCCACTTTTTGTGCAGGTCTTCGAGGATCCACTCCACATATTCCTTGACCGTGTAGGAGTATGTGTTGGTTGTAACTTTGCTCTGCGGAGGGGCGGCGCCCTGTGGTGCCTCATTCAAAGGCTCCAGGCAGGATTCGTCTACCCGATCCGCGCACTGATTTGCGGAGAAGATTTCGGGCACCGCTGTCGCAGACGGTGAGGGGGAACTCGGCTCAGAGCCCGGTTGTTCAGCCGGAATACTGGTTTGCGTCTGAGCTGTCGCAGACGGTGAGGGGGAACTCGGTTCAGAGCCCGGTTGTTCAGCCGGAATACTGGTTTGCGACTCACCTGTTGCAGAGGTGGTTTCCGACGTTGGATCACCCTCTTTGGGCAGCAAGGAGCAGCCACTGGCGAACAATGCGCCAACGGTGAGCAGCCCCAGAAGGCAGCGGTTAAAGTGCTGATGCATGTTGGTCGTCCTTCGCATCGGGAATGAACGAGTGGTCCTGCAATGCCGCTGCGGTGTCAACCTGCACCGTGCAACGGGGCTTCCGGCTTGCGCCGACGCATATCCATCCCCCGAGGCGGATTTTAGTCCGCGGTCAGAAGCCGCTGCGAGGTCGAAAGCCGGTTTCGGCTGCCGAAAGCCCCGGAAACCGGAGACGCGCATAAAAAAACCCGCTGCCCTAACGCGGGCAGCGGGTTTTTCATTGCTCAGAAAGCTCCGAGCCTTGGAACTAGAAGTCCCAGTCGTCGTCTTCCGTGTTCACGGCCTTGCCGATCACGTAGGACGAGCCGGAGCCGGAGAAGAAGTCGTGGTTCTCGTCGGCATTCGGCGACAGGGCCGAAAGGATCGCCGGGTTCACGTCCGTCAGGGTGGACGGGAACATGGCCTCGTAGCCCAGGTTCATCAGCGCCTTGTTGGCGTTGTAGTGCAGGAACTTCTTGACGTCCTCGGCCAGGCCGACGCCGTCGTACAGGTCATGCGTGTACTGGACTTCGTTTTCGTACAGCTCGAAGAGCAGCTCGTACGTGTAGTCCTTCAGTTCCTCGCGGCGTTCCACGGGAACGGTCTCCAGGCCGCGCTGGTACTTGTAGCCGATGTAGTAGCCGTGCACGGCCTCGTCACGGATGATCAGGCGGATCAGGTCGGCCGTGTTTGTGAGCTTGGCCCGCGAAGACCAGTACATCGGCAGGTAGAAGCCCGAGTAGAAGAGGAAGGACTCCAGCAGGGTGGAAGCCACCTTGCGCTTCAGGGGATCATCGCCGCGGTAGTAATCGGTGATGATCTGCGCCTTCTTCTGCAGATGCGGGTTCTCCGTGGACCAGCGGAACGCCTCGTCAATCTCCTTGGTGGAAGCCAGGGTGGAGAAGATCGAGGAGTAGCTCTTGGCGTGCACGGACTCCATGAACGCAATGTTCGTGTAGACCGCTTCCTCGTGCGGGGTCAGCGCATCGGGGATCAGCGAGACGGCGCCGATGGTGGCCTGCATGGTGTCCAGCAGGGTCAGGCCGGTGAACACGCGCATGGTGAGCTGCTGCTCATCCGGAGTCAGCGTGGCCCAGGACTGGACGTCGTTGGACAGCGGCACCTTCTCCGGCAGCCAGAAGTTGTTGACCAGACGGTTCCAGACCTCAACGTCCTTCTCATCCTGGATCCGGTTCCAGTTGATCGCCTCGACGCCGTCGATCAGCTTCAGCTTCTCGGTCATGAGTAATTCCTTGTCTTCAAAAGTTCGGGGAAAGGGGTGCGGAAAGCAGCAGCGTTACAGCATGCAGGAAACGCAGCCCTCAACCTCGGTGCCTTCCAGCGCAAGCTGGCGCAGGCGGATGTAGTAAATGGTCTTGATGCCCTTGCGCCAGGCGTAGATCTGCGCCTTGTTGATGTCGCGGGTGGTTGCGGTGTCCTTGAAGAACAGCGTCAGGGACAGGCCCTGGTCCACGTGCTGGGTGGCAGCGGCGTAGGTGTCGATGATCTTCTCGTAACCGATTTCGTACGCATCCTGGTAGTACTCCAGGTTGTCGTTGGTCAGGTACGGCGCCGGGTAGTACACGCGGCCCAGCTTGCCTTCCTTGCGGATCTCGATCTTCGACGCCACCGGGTGAATGGAAGAGGTGGAGTTGTTGATGTAGGAGATCGAACCGGTGGGCGGCACGGCCTGCAGGTTCTGGTTGTAGATGCCGTGCTCCATGACCGAAGCCTTCAGCGCCTCCCAGTCAGCCTGGGTGGGGATGTGCACGCCCTCGAACAGCTCACGCACGCGCTGGGTCTGCGGAACCCATTCGCGGTTGGTGTACTTGTCGAAGTACTCGCCGGTGGCGTACTTGGAGCGCTCGAAGCCGGCGAACTTGCGGCCGGTTTCGATGGCCAGCAGGTTCGACGCCCGCACGGCGTGGAAGACCACCGTGTAGAAGTACATGTTGGTGAAGTCGATGCCCTCTTCGGAGCCGTAGTAGACCCGCTCACGCGCCAGGTAGCCGTGCAGGTTCATCTGGCCCAGGCCGATGGCGTGGGACATGTCGTTGCCCTTGGCAATGGACGGCACCGAGCCGATGTGGCTCATGTCCGACACTGCAGTCAGCGCGCGGATGGCCGTTTCAATGGTCCGGCCGAAGTCCGGCGAGTCCATGGTCTTGGCAATGTTCAGCGAGCCGAGGTTGCAGGAGATGTCCTTGCCGGTCTCGTCGTAGGACAGGTCATCCTTGTACGTGGTGGGCTGGGAAACCTGGAGGATCTCCGAGCACAGGTTGGACATGATGATCTTGCCCTCGATCGGGTTCTCCCGGTTCACCGTGTCCTCGAACATGATGTAGGGGTAGCCCGACTCGAACTGGATCTCGGCGAGGGTCTGGAAGAAGTCGCGGGCACGGATCTTGGTCTTCTTGATCCGCGCGTCGTCGACCATCTCGTAGTACTTTTCGGTGACCGAGATGTCGGAGAACGGCATGCCGTAGACCTTCTCGACGTCGTACGGGGAGAACAGGTACATGTCCTCGTCGCGCTTGGCCAGTTCGAAGGTGATGTCCGGGACGACGACGCCGAGTGAGAGGGTCTTGATGCGGATCTTCTCATCCGCGTTCTCACGCTTGGTGTCCAGGAACCGGTTGATGTCCGGGTGGTGGGCGTGCAGGTACACGGCACCGGCACCCTGGCGGGCTCCGAGCTGGTTGGCGTAGGAGAAGCTGTCCTCGAGGAGCTTCATCACGGGGATGACGCCGGAGGACTGGTTCTCGATCTGCTTGATCGGCGCGCCGACCTCGCGGATGTTGGTCAGCGCGAAGGCAACGCCGCCGCCGCGCTTGGACAGCTGCAGCGCGGAGTTGATGGAGCGCCCGATGGACTCCATGTTGTCCTCGATACGCAGCAGGAAGCAGGAGACCAGCTCGCCGCGCTGTGCCTTGCCCGCGTTGAGGAACGTGGGGGTGGCCGGCTGGAAGCGGCCCTCAATGATTTCATCCACCATCTGCGTGGCCAGCTGCTCGTCGCCGCGGGCCAGGTGCAGGGCAACCATGCAGACACGGTCTTCGTAGCGCTCCAGGTAACGCTTGCCGTCGAAGGTCTTCAGCGTGTACGAGGTGTAGAACTTGAACGCGCCGAGGAAGGTCTCAAAGCGGAACTTCTTCTTGTAGGCGCGGTTGTACAGCTCCTTGATGAAGGTCATGGAGTACTGGTCGAGCGTTTCCGGCTCGTAGTACTCATTCTTGACCAGGTATTCCAGCTTCTCTTCCAGGTCATGGAAGAAGACCGTGTTGTTGTTAACGTGCTCAAGGAAGTACTGGCGCGCAGCAGCGCGGTCGGCGTCGAACTGGATCTCTCCGTTCTTGCCGTACAGGTTCAGCATGGCGTTGAGCTCGTGATAGCCCAGGCCCTTGTAAGCCTCCGGGAGCTCCTTGGAGTCCGTCATGCCGGCTTCTGCGACTGATGTGTCCAAAACTTTTCCAATCCTTCGTTAACCTTGGCAACGTCCTCGGACGTGCCCATGAGTTCAAATCGATACAGCACGGGGACCTGGCATTTCACGGCAATGATGTCTGCCGCGAGGCAATAGGTTTCCCCGAAGTTTGTGTTGCCCGCCCCGATCACTCCCCGGATCAAGGAGCGGTTGTGCTCGCTGTTCAGGAACTTGATGACCTGTTTTGGAACGGCACCCCGGGCCGCTGCGCCCGGCTGGGCTGCCGTCCCGCCGTAGGTGGGAAGCAGCAGCACGTACGGGCTGCGGGCGAGCAGGGTGGGCTGGGAGGTGTGGAGCGGAAGCTGCGCCGCGCGGATCCCGAGCTTTTCCACAAAGCGGCGGGTGTACCCGGAGGCTGAGGAGAAGTAAATCAGGGACGCATCCGTTTCCGGCTGCCCATTCCCTGCGGATGCCGATGCCGGCCCGAGGCCGGCCTGGTCTGCCATCCCCAGTGTCATGGTTGCTGCGCTCCTGACGGGTACTGCGCGGGTGGTGCGTGGTGCGGATGATGCGAGGTGCTGCGGAACCGGGAACCCCCGGGGGTTCCCGGCCGCCCTTCGGCGGTGCCTAGGCTACGGAGGAAACCTGTGCCTGGGCCAGCTCTTCGATCTTGTCGGGCCGGAAGCCGGACCAGGAGTCCTGCTCGGTGACGACAACGGGTGCCTGCATGTAGCCCATGGCACGAACGCGCTCGAGGGCCTCGGGGTCCTGCGACATGTCCACGCTCTGGTACACAATGCCCTTCTTGTCGAGGGCGCGGTAAGTGGCGTTGCACTGTACGCAGGCGGGCTTGGTGTAAACCGTAACGGTCATGGCGTGGTCTCCCCTAGTGAAGCGTGAAGTCTGTTCTGTGATGCTGGATGGAGCTGGTGATGCGGGACGTTCGCGGTGCTGGAAATCTGCTTGCGGAGCTTCGTGAAGCTCCCGAAGTCTGTTCCTAGATACTACATCCAGTTCCCTGCCCAGACACTACATCTAGTGCGCCCCCCGAGGCGGAACCCCTACATGATGTATTACAAGTATGTCATTACATGGGGCGTCCGTCCACAGTTTGTGCACAGGCGGTGCCCCGTTATTCGGCGGATTTCCGGAGCTCGGCGGAGGTTCTCCACAGCCTGTGCAGAACGCAATGCACATGTGATGAGGCAGGCAAGATTCGTGCGTGTCGCGTACCGTGGGCGTGTCGGCCCTAGTGCCGGCCAACACTAGATATTGTGGTCGACGCCGCCGGGCAAGGAAGGAGGGCACAGGATGGTAAACCCCGTGCACTTGAAGACGCTGCTGGAGGTGATCCGCACCGGATCATTTGCCGCCGCCGCCCTGCGGCTGGGCTACACCGCCTCGGCAGTGTCCCAGCAGATGTCCGCTCTGGAGAAGGACACCGGAGCGCGCCTGTTCGAGCGTTCCGCCCGCACCGCTGCTCCCACGGACGCCGCCGTCGTCATGGCCAGGCACGCCGTCAAGGTCCTTACTGACATGGACGCCCTCCTGGCTGCCGCAGCTCGGCCCGGGCCGGGCAGCGGGCACGAGCTGCGGCTCGGCATCTTCCCCAGCCTCGCTACCTTTGCCCTGCCGGAGCTGCTTGCCTCACCCCGGTGGGTGGACCTGGGGATTGAGCTGCTGCTGTCCGTGGCTGAGCCCGCGCAGACCATCCAGGGCCTGCGTACCGGCGGCAACCTCGACGTCGCACTGGTGTATCAGGTGGGCCAGGGCGGACTGGCCTGGCCCTCCTCGATCAGCCGCCGGTGGCTGGGCGATGACAACTTCCGGGTGGTGCTGCCCGAGTCCTGGGGCATCCGCAGCGGCGCCGAGGTGACGGCTGAACAGCTGGCGGGGATGCCCTGGATCATGCACCACCCCGGCACCCCGGACGCCCTGGTGATTGAACGGCTCTTCGCCAGCTGCAGCCTGCACCCGCAGGTCGCCGCGTACTGCGATGACTTCAACGCCAGCCTGGCCATGGCGTCCGCCGGTCTGGGCGCGGCGCTGGTGCCGGAACTGGCGATGCTGAGCCGCCCCGCCGGCACGGTGGTGCTGGACGTCCCCGAGATCCGGCTGGCGCGGAGCATCTTCGCCCTGCTGATTCATGAACAGAACGTCCAGGTCGGGCTTTTCCTGGACCGGCTGGCCGAGGTGCTGGGCCGCCGCAGCATAGTGCCGCTCCCCACATAAGGCCCGCTGCAGGGCGAAAAAGTCGTTTCCCGGGGAACGCCCGGGCCATACTCGAATCATGACCACTGGCGAAAAAACCATCTCCAAACGGTCATTGAGTGCCGTTACCAACCGGGTAACCGGAGTCCTGCGTGTCACCCGCTTCCAGCTCGCCTTCAAGGCAACCCTCGCGGTCGGCATCGCCTGGACACTCGCCCCGCATGTGCCCGGGGTAGCTTCGCAGTACCCGTATTACGCACCGCTGGGTGCCATTGTCAGCATGTACCCCACGGTGTCCGGTTCCTTCCGCACCGGCATGGAGACCCTGGCGGGACTGGTGACCGGCATGCTCCTCGCGCTGGGGGCACTGCTGATCGGCACCCCGAACGTCTGGACCATTTCCGTGATCGTCGGGATTGGCGTGCTGCTCGGCGGGCTGTCCTTCCTGGGCGCGTCCGGCCGTGAATACGTGCCGATGGCTGCGTTGTTCGTGCTGCTCCTGGGCGGCGACGATCCGGACGGCTACTCGTTCGGCTACGGCGTGCAGATGCTGGTCGGTGTTGGTGTCGGGCTGGCCGTGAATGCCCTTGTCTTCCCGCCCCTGCACCTGAACGGCGCCGTCAACGGGCTGGTGACGCTGCGGAAATCGCTGGCGCGGCAGCTGCGGGACATGGGCACGGCGCTGGAGGAAACCTGGCCGCCGAAGCACGAGGACTGGTCCCAGCGCGAGAGTGAACTGGATACCCTGACCAAAGAGGTCCGGGAAGCCGTGGAGCTGGCCGACACCAGCCGGCACGGAAACATCCGCAGCCGCAAGTACAGCCGTGATTTCACTGCCGACTACCGGGCGCTGCGGGCCATGGAACGCGCCACCCGGCACGTGAAGGATATGACGGAAGTGCTCACGGATGCGATCTGGCGCAATCCCGAACATGTGGCCGTCCCGGCTGCCCTGACCGTACCGCTGGCCAAGGCCGTGAACGGCTGCGCAGAAGCGGTGGAGATCTGGGATCCCGAAAGCGAGGAGCACGCGACGGCCACCCAGGCACTCGTGGAGCTGGTGCGGCTGGTCAACACCTCAGGCTCGGCCGAGAGCCCGGTGGATGCGACGGCGGCACTGGCCATGGACCTGCGCCGCATCCTGCGGATCATCAATACGGAGTCCGACGACGACGCCTAGGCCGTGTTCCTGTCCTGCCTGCCGGCGAAAGGCCCGCCCCGGATTTCCGCCGCTGATTCGCCAACGCTAATGCGGAAGACTTCGCCGGGTAAAGCCGCCGTTCTGAAAATAATTGAATTCCCGCAATAAGCGTGCAATGACAGGCATTCAGGAGTATTCGGCGTTCCTCCCTGGAATCCGCAAGGTTGACACTGTCCCGCGGAAAAGCAAGACTGCGAAACAGAAAGACACAGTGCACTGCGTATCACAAAGCACCATCCGTAGGGGTCAGCCGCCCGGAAATCCGGGGTAGACAACATGGAGGGCCTCCCCAATTAAAGGGGGAACGAATGTCAGTGAAACAACGCAGAAATATCCTGCCGGGATTAGCCGCATTTTCGCTTGCAGCCATATCCCTGGCGAGTTGCTCTCCAGCAGACACGGCGGAAGGTTCCGCTGCCCCGGCGACGTCAGCTAGCCAGAGTCCGGGAAACGACCCCTCCGGATCGGCCTCCCCGGTCTCGGCGCCGGACCAGGGCGATGCCGTCCTCGTTACCCGGATGGAGGAGCCGGACGGCGGCAGCTTCGCCGTCCATGGTCTCCGTAGTGATGCCGAGGCCCTCACCTTCCACGCAAACTGTGCCCGGGCCAGCACCGTCACCGTTGACGTGGCGAAGCTCGGACCTGTGACGTTCACGTGTGGGCAGCATGGTGCAACCACCACCGCGACGGTGGATGCCCGGCCCGCCGCAGGCATCATTGACGTGACGGTGACCGGGGAGGAAAGCGTTGCCTGGGGTGTGACCATCACCGAGGACGAACTGCGCTAAACGCAAAACGGCTCGTGTCCCGGGATATTCCGGGACACGAGCCGTTTTATGTGAAATGCGGGGGTCTAGCCCTCGTCCGTCAGCAGACCAATCTCGGCGAGCTGACGGGCCATCCCGGCGCCGTCGGGGGCGTAGATCCACGGCACGTCCACCGGGGTCTCCCCCGGCTTCCCGGTCCGTCCACCGGCGAGCACCGCTTCGCCGGCCGAGAGCTGGCGGATGGCGATGGCCCGGACGTTCTCCGGGTGGCGCTTAGCGAAGTCCGCATAGATCTCTTCGTCGTGCTGGCCGTTGTCGCCGATCAGCAGCCACTTGATATCCGGGAACTCCTGGGCCAGCCGTTCCAGCTGGGTGCGCTTGTGCGCCTGGCCGCTGCGGAACCAGCGGTCCGTGGTGGGACCCCAGTCGGTCAGCAGCAGCGGACCGGCCGGATACAGGTTGCGGGTAATGAACCGGGTCAGGGTGGCGGCCACATTCCAGGCACCTGTGGAGAGGTAGAGCACGGGGCCTACGGGGTTCTCCCGTGCCAGCCGGTCCATCATCACCGACATGCCGGGCGTGGGCGTGCGGGCATGCTCATCGAGGACAAAGGTGTTCCACGCTGCCAGCATCGGACGCGGCAGGGCGGTGACCATGATCGTGTCGTCA is a genomic window containing:
- a CDS encoding ABC transporter permease; translated protein: MSRLPLFTRSLAGSWRPLLGWAAGILAVLSLYLPLYPSLAGQDFQDLLQSLPPELISALGYDELTTGAGYTQSTFFGLIGFALFTIAAVSWGTRAIAGDEESGALELVLAHAVGRVQLVLERSAAIAARLLLLGLFTGLAVLVFNRPAQLGLVPSHVWAGCAALIGLALLTASIALAAGAITGRRVWALAAAVAVAVGGYALNAVANQNPDLDYLHAWTPYHWAFGAGPLSNGADWAGLGALYGTSALLVLLAAFALTRRDIGA
- a CDS encoding ABC transporter ATP-binding protein; this encodes MGTGSASTAVRTRGLQKYFGRVEALKGIDLEVPAGSVFGIIGPNGAGKTTLMRLLLDLLRPSSGEVTVLGVDPRSGGPALRRRIGFLPGELAVADRVSGRELLRFFSRISGPVDPGTVPALAERLDLDLGRPARALSKGNRQKLGLIQAFMHQPPLLILDEPTSGLDPLIQQEFLALVREASSNGQTVLLSSHVLSEIEEAADTVAILRSGTVISAAGTAAIRASAGRRVRIGIAAAEAPALVERLRRVPGFELLQVPADPGSGDAASISARFEGDMPDLITALAGYHLLDLVVQEPDLEEAVLRFYGPENTAGPADGGAGE
- a CDS encoding DinB family protein; protein product: MTEKELTRKIEPPLAGTETETLLGSLDRQRATFAWKTGGLDAEALTRTVGASAITLGGLLKHLAGVEDTYFAWRLKGQDPGAPWNAVDWQSDPDWDWRTAADDSPEDLYALWSGAVGRSRKRLAAALDDGGLDQLLPAIEGQAGSLRRMLIDLIEEYARHTGHADLIRESVDGLVGEDPPADVSWPAPASGTAAYPAPAAGA
- a CDS encoding neutral zinc metallopeptidase codes for the protein MHQHFNRCLLGLLTVGALFASGCSLLPKEGDPTSETTSATGESQTSIPAEQPGSEPSSPSPSATAQTQTSIPAEQPGSEPSSPSPSATAVPEIFSANQCADRVDESCLEPLNEAPQGAAPPQSKVTTNTYSYTVKEYVEWILEDLHKKWTQWFTENNFAEPVVYFKVVYETDPAYVMNCGSTVVPHDHPNAYYCSRDPYNVANGSDNGTVIFPVTTMQRMWKGDVLGRTSMRVGDFAAAVIVAHEYGHSVQDELSIQWERFYPGQVPAFTGSNKEAIADCFAGVWMTTAYYEGMLEPGDVDEAVAALNAIASAQAGSSHPVAEERRAALMLGYLGTSGNGGDPMECVDRYWR
- the nrdF gene encoding class 1b ribonucleoside-diphosphate reductase subunit beta, which encodes MTEKLKLIDGVEAINWNRIQDEKDVEVWNRLVNNFWLPEKVPLSNDVQSWATLTPDEQQLTMRVFTGLTLLDTMQATIGAVSLIPDALTPHEEAVYTNIAFMESVHAKSYSSIFSTLASTKEIDEAFRWSTENPHLQKKAQIITDYYRGDDPLKRKVASTLLESFLFYSGFYLPMYWSSRAKLTNTADLIRLIIRDEAVHGYYIGYKYQRGLETVPVERREELKDYTYELLFELYENEVQYTHDLYDGVGLAEDVKKFLHYNANKALMNLGYEAMFPSTLTDVNPAILSALSPNADENHDFFSGSGSSYVIGKAVNTEDDDWDF
- the nrdE gene encoding class 1b ribonucleoside-diphosphate reductase subunit alpha codes for the protein MTDSKELPEAYKGLGYHELNAMLNLYGKNGEIQFDADRAAARQYFLEHVNNNTVFFHDLEEKLEYLVKNEYYEPETLDQYSMTFIKELYNRAYKKKFRFETFLGAFKFYTSYTLKTFDGKRYLERYEDRVCMVALHLARGDEQLATQMVDEIIEGRFQPATPTFLNAGKAQRGELVSCFLLRIEDNMESIGRSINSALQLSKRGGGVAFALTNIREVGAPIKQIENQSSGVIPVMKLLEDSFSYANQLGARQGAGAVYLHAHHPDINRFLDTKRENADEKIRIKTLSLGVVVPDITFELAKRDEDMYLFSPYDVEKVYGMPFSDISVTEKYYEMVDDARIKKTKIRARDFFQTLAEIQFESGYPYIMFEDTVNRENPIEGKIIMSNLCSEILQVSQPTTYKDDLSYDETGKDISCNLGSLNIAKTMDSPDFGRTIETAIRALTAVSDMSHIGSVPSIAKGNDMSHAIGLGQMNLHGYLARERVYYGSEEGIDFTNMYFYTVVFHAVRASNLLAIETGRKFAGFERSKYATGEYFDKYTNREWVPQTQRVRELFEGVHIPTQADWEALKASVMEHGIYNQNLQAVPPTGSISYINNSTSSIHPVASKIEIRKEGKLGRVYYPAPYLTNDNLEYYQDAYEIGYEKIIDTYAAATQHVDQGLSLTLFFKDTATTRDINKAQIYAWRKGIKTIYYIRLRQLALEGTEVEGCVSCML
- the nrdI gene encoding class Ib ribonucleoside-diphosphate reductase assembly flavoprotein NrdI, whose product is MTLGMADQAGLGPASASAGNGQPETDASLIYFSSASGYTRRFVEKLGIRAAQLPLHTSQPTLLARSPYVLLLPTYGGTAAQPGAAARGAVPKQVIKFLNSEHNRSLIRGVIGAGNTNFGETYCLAADIIAVKCQVPVLYRFELMGTSEDVAKVNEGLEKFWTHQSQKPA
- the nrdH gene encoding glutaredoxin-like protein NrdH, which encodes MTVTVYTKPACVQCNATYRALDKKGIVYQSVDMSQDPEALERVRAMGYMQAPVVVTEQDSWSGFRPDKIEELAQAQVSSVA
- a CDS encoding LysR family transcriptional regulator is translated as MVNPVHLKTLLEVIRTGSFAAAALRLGYTASAVSQQMSALEKDTGARLFERSARTAAPTDAAVVMARHAVKVLTDMDALLAAAARPGPGSGHELRLGIFPSLATFALPELLASPRWVDLGIELLLSVAEPAQTIQGLRTGGNLDVALVYQVGQGGLAWPSSISRRWLGDDNFRVVLPESWGIRSGAEVTAEQLAGMPWIMHHPGTPDALVIERLFASCSLHPQVAAYCDDFNASLAMASAGLGAALVPELAMLSRPAGTVVLDVPEIRLARSIFALLIHEQNVQVGLFLDRLAEVLGRRSIVPLPT
- a CDS encoding FUSC family protein → MTTGEKTISKRSLSAVTNRVTGVLRVTRFQLAFKATLAVGIAWTLAPHVPGVASQYPYYAPLGAIVSMYPTVSGSFRTGMETLAGLVTGMLLALGALLIGTPNVWTISVIVGIGVLLGGLSFLGASGREYVPMAALFVLLLGGDDPDGYSFGYGVQMLVGVGVGLAVNALVFPPLHLNGAVNGLVTLRKSLARQLRDMGTALEETWPPKHEDWSQRESELDTLTKEVREAVELADTSRHGNIRSRKYSRDFTADYRALRAMERATRHVKDMTEVLTDAIWRNPEHVAVPAALTVPLAKAVNGCAEAVEIWDPESEEHATATQALVELVRLVNTSGSAESPVDATAALAMDLRRILRIINTESDDDA